Proteins from one Sabethes cyaneus chromosome 2, idSabCyanKW18_F2, whole genome shotgun sequence genomic window:
- the LOC128738052 gene encoding transketolase-like protein 2, with the protein MPTYHKPEAKSIQELKDIAHKLRIHSITSTQASKSGHPTSCASIAEIISVLFFNTMRYKISAPRDPSSDRFILSKGHAAPILYAAWAEAGLFPVNELLNLRKVDSDLEGHPTPRLNFVDVGTGSLGQGVAVGCGMAYVGKVIDKTDYRTYVLVGDGESAEGSIWESLHFAGHYKLDNLCVIFDVNRLGQSEPTSLQHRMEVYRKRLEAFGFNAIVVDGHDVEELCKAFFEASITQDRPTAVIAKTFKGKYFPNIEDLENWHGKPLGEDATTVIEHLQSLIHNAGPITITPHSPQKDSTKIVNINNIKLATPPAYKLGESVATRLAYGSALAKIAMNNDRVIALDGDTKNSTFSDKLRKAFPERFIECFIAEQNLVGVAIGAACRDRTVAFVSTFATFFTRAFDQIRMGAISQTNVNFVGSHCGVSIGEDGPSQMGLEDIAMFRAIPGSTVFYPSDAVSTERAVELAANTKGVCFIRTSRPNTAVIYNNDDAFEVGKARIVKRSGNDVVLLVGAGVTLYEALNAANELEKNGIYARVLDPFTVKPLDKETIVENAIQCGGRIVVIEDHYKQGGLGEAVLSAVADQRNILVEHLGIEKIPRSGPPSILIDMFGISARCIVAAVNKIRKL; encoded by the exons tCACCCTACATCATGTGCTTCAATTGCAGAAATCATCTCTGTCCTGTTTTTCAACACGATGCGTTACAAGATCTCCGCTCCGCGGGATCCCTCATCGGATCGATTTATTTTGTCCAAAGGGCATGCGGCGCCGATTTTATATGCAGCTTGGGCTGAAGCTGGGTTATTCCCAGTTAATGAACTTCTTAATTTACGTAAGGTTGATTCAGATCTGGAGGGTCACCCGACTCCGAGGCTGAACTTTGTTGATGTTGGAACAGGTTCACTTGGACAAGGTGTGGCTGTAGGATGTGGGATGGCTTATGTAGGAAAAGTTATAGACAAGACGGATTACCGAACCTACGTATTGGTTGGCGATGGTGAATCTGCGGAAGGATCAATATGGGAATCCCTACATTTTGCTGGACATTATAAATTAGATAATCTTTGCGTTATTTTTGATGTTAATCGTTTGGGGCAATCTGAACCGACCTCATTGCAACATCGAATGGAAGTCTATCGCAAGAGGTTAGAAGCGTTTGGATTTAACGCAATCGTTGTTGACGGTCATGACGTAGAAGAACTTTGTAAGGCATTTTTCGAAGCATCAATTACGCAAGATCGTCCAACTGCTGTTATTGCAAAGACGTTCAAAGGCAAGTACTTTCCGAATATCGAGGATTTAGAGAATTGGCATGGTAAGCCATTGGGTGAAGATGCGACAACTGTAATTGAACATCTACAGTCATTGATTCACAATGCTGGTCCAATAACTATTACCCCTCATTCACCACAGAAGGACAGCACTAAAATAGTAAACATAAACAACATTAAGCTTGCCACTCCTCCAGCCTACAAGCTTGGAGAAAGCGTTGCTACACGTTTAGCTTATGGGTCAGCATTAGCTAAGATTGCAATGAACAATGACCGAGTTATCGCTTTGGATGGGGACACGAAAAATTCCACGTTCTCCGACAAGCTCCGCAAAGCTTTTCCCGAACGTTTTATTGAATGTTTCATTGCCGAACAAAATTTGGTGGGTGTTGCAATTGGGGCGGCTTGTCGCGATCGCACCGTGGCATTCGTATCGACATTCGCGACTTTTTTCACTCGTGCGTTTGATCAAATCCGAATGGGTGCCATTTCTCAAACAAATGTAAATTTTGTGGGATCGCACTGTGGTGTCAGCATTGGCGAGGACGGTCCCAGTCAAATGGGATTGGAAGATATTGCCATGTTCAGAGCCATTCCAGGAAGCACTGTTTTTTATCCGTCGGACGCTGTCAGTACCGAGCGTGCTGTTGAGCTGGCGGCCAACACTAAGGGCGTTTGTTTTATTCGCACTTCACGGCCAAACACTGCTGTTATTTATAACAATGATGATGCTTTTGAG GTTGGCAAAGCGAGGATTGTAAAACGATCGGGAAACGACGTTGTCTTGCTAGTTGGAGCAGGAGTTACATTATACGAAGCTCTCAATGCAGCCAATGAACTGGAGAAGAATGGCATTTACGCACGTGTGCTGGATCCGTTCACTGTGAAACCTTTGGACAAGGAAACCATTGTGGAAAATGCAATTCAGTGTGGTGGCCGCATTGTTGTTATAGAAGACCATTATAA acaaGGGGGCTTAGGCGAAGCGGTACTTTCCGCTGTTGCAGATCAGCGAAATATACTCGTTGAGCACTTGGGAATTGAGAAAATACCTCGTTCTGGTCCACCATCAATTTTAATAGATATGTTTGGTATTTCGGCGCGCTGCATTGTAGCTGCTGTcaataaaatccggaaattgTAG
- the LOC128735886 gene encoding uncharacterized protein LOC128735886, whose protein sequence is MSNNDVAKHCVKCDRPDTADHLVGCDRCDTWMHFDCAGVTDSIADSDRSWKCDQCRLREDDAISQTRQSIGRSSTSKRSAKVELSLQMVEEQKALHMKRILEEQAAEAATRQKLAEAEEKFLKQKYDVLRAEADDIEEGTSRRTRLSSRASREKVQSWLNEHQAGAVQQVTVAPASRVSPTVVIPGIVHQSSVPQSTGPTATSTMDDSAINASDVAEPVIAVTTTVPHSHPTKYLSDKVISSTEITFERRPLRAVPSPKVDNLESLITFGLAVQNAVDHMSIANLNNHLWNPTLLCELVEKLPPQLKMEWSSFMRSSTNVNLATFGAFMSELVMMASDVTLPGDMVGVSAKPFKTRREKQKLYVHSEEIRTGKADISVVKSVTEPVKKTCTYCGCVNHEIVNCTQFKALDMDGRWKAIKQKNLCRSCLIPHKKWPCRSNRECGVDGCRVHHHMLLHSTRNPPYKGETANKSQSTSNVKSIVHQNLHSSIAYSLFRYLPITIHANGQQMKSFAFLDDGSSSTLLDSSIAMALGITGPTDNFSLSWTGNISREEKGSQRVTVVISGDRKQFKLNNVRTVQELRLPCQTMQYEELQQIHPHLKGLPIRSYKEATPGIIIGLEHVRLLTSLRVREGGDNEPVATKTRLGWCIFGKSSADETVLEQLNFHHSNDLDNRELHERMRHYFAIEESSVTIKPEGKDDKRAREIMETTTRRVNGSFETGLLWKFDSFSFPDSYPMAVRRMKALEKRFSKDPVLAGKVRETITQYESKGYARLITSEELQSTDPSKVWYLPLGVVQNPKKPNKIRLIWDAKARAGGVSFNDMLMPGPDLLVALVAVLLRFRQRNIAVVGDIREMFHQILIRNEDKQSQRFLYRPSEELSPQIYVMNVATFGATCSPSLAQFVKNKNASEFAERFPRAAKAIIENHYVDDFLDSLDSEAEAIQLVNEVKYVHSQAGFEIRNFCSNSTKVLAAIGEQKASSSVSLNLEKALGTERVLGMIWRPTKDVFTFDPSTLNEDIKALIGGAVTPTKRQVLKTIMSLFDPLGLISHFVVHGKILMQLIWRSGTDWDESIPEELRAVWSRWCQHLQRLDIVAVPRCFFKGINSSTLDNVEAHLFVDASELACAAVLYLRLVNNNKVRCTLVAAKTKVAPLKPVSVPRLELQAAMIGVRMLDKVLLSIDIPVIRRFLWSDSSTVLSWLRSDSRRFHQFVAVRVGEILSTTSVDEWHYVPSKLNAADAATKWKDEPIFADNNTWYNAPDFLYKSPEHWPSKLPKKELETVSELRAVFLFHGMEQKPLLDVSRFSNWNRLVRTVGYTIRAIRRFKGEKHHDPAFLAQEELKYAEVLLWRQIQNEAYADEGSILKHNRAFPEDPLSIPSASPLYRLSPFIDEDGIIRMDSRITAAPMIPVEVKYPILLPKKHAAVILLVGEYHRRFLHANGETVCNEMRQKFFIPGLRSLIRQVSKSCLHCRFKKATPQPPMMASLPEARVTGFVRPFTHTGVDYFGPVMVKQGRSLVKRWVALFTCLAIRAIHLELVYNLSTQSCIMAIRRFVARRGFPEAFYSDNGTNFVGASNLLTKQIHEDCAVTFISAKTRWCFNPPSAPHMGGSWERMVRSVKAAISVIADHPHHPSDEVFQTVILEAEATVNSRPLTYIPLECSEQAALTPNHFLLFGTKGVVQPELVINPNLNTLRDSWRLAQTLVNHFWTRWVREYLPMITRRTKWFKPTKPLESGDLVIVVEDGKRNGWLRGQVVDVMKAADGQEPIAEEPTVCYTHHISNCYCPWIHHRSYRLPDVGPGRTKTFDSPFATHPVSGTGYL, encoded by the exons ATGAGTAATAACGATGTCGCAAAACACTGTGTCAAGTGTGACCGGCCAGACACAGCGGACCATCTTGTTGGTTGTGATAGATGTGACACATGGATGCATTTTGACTGCGCAGGCGTAACGGACTCTATCGCAGATTCCGATCGCTCATGGAAATGCGATCAGTGTCGATTGCGGGAAGATGACGCCATTTCTCAAACAAGACAGTCTATCGGTCGCTCATCTACAAGTAAACGTTCAGCCAAGGTGGAACTAAGCCTGCAGATGGTGGAGGAGCAAAAAGCTCTACACATGAAGAGAATTCTGGAGGAGCAGGCGGCTGAAGCCGCTACCCGACAGAAGTTAGCTGAGGCGGAGGAAAAATTCCTGAAGCAGAAGTACGATGTACTTAGGGCAGAAGCGGATGATATAGAAGAAGGAACCAGCAGAAGGACTAGATTGAGTAGTCGAGCAAGTCGGGAGAAAGTACAATCGTGGCTTAATGAACACCAAGCCGGTGCCGTCCAACAAGTAACAGTTGCACCAGCCAGTCGCGTGTCGCCAACGGTGGTAATTCCTGGAATAGTTCATCAGTCTAGTGTTCCCCAATCAACCGGTCCTACAGCTACATCGACGATGGACGACTCTGCGATCAACGCTTCGGACGTGGCGGAGCCTGTGATTGCAGTTACAACGACGGTTCCCCATAGTCATCCAACAAAGTATTTGTCAGATAAAGTAATATCGTCTACCGAAATCACGTTTGAAAGGCGACCG CTACGCGCAGTTCCATCTCcaaaagtagataatcttgAGTCGTTGATCACCTTTGGACTCGCCGTACAGAATGCAGTAGATCACATGTCCATCGCTAATTTAAACAACCATCTTTGGAATCCGACATTGCTCTGCGAACTGGTAGAAAAGCTTCCTCCCCAGCTTAAAATGGAGTGGTCCTCCTTCATGAGGAGTAGCACAAATGTCAACCTGGCGACGTTTGGCGCTTTCATGTCCGAGCTTGTCATGATGGCTTCGGACGTGACACTTCCCGGGGACATGGTAGGTGTGTCCGCAAAACCATTCAAAACAAGAAGGGAGAAACAGAAGTTGTATGTTCACTCTGAGGAGATACGAACAGGAAAGGCAGATATTAGTGTGGTGAAATCGGTAACGGAACCGGTGAAAAAAACATGCACGTATTGTGGCTGCGTGAACCACGAGATAGTAAATTGCACGCAGTTTAAGGCGCTTGATATGGACGGTCGGTGGAAGGCAATCAAACAGAAAAACTTGTGCCGAAGCTGTCTCATACCACATAAGAAATGGCCGTGTCGTTCCAACAGGGAGTGTGGAGTCGACGGCTGCAGAGTTCATCATCACATGTTGCTGCATTCGACAAGAAATCCTCCGTACAAAGGCGAAACCGCCAACAAGTCGCAGTCAACAAGTAACGTGAAAAGTATTGTGCATCAAAATCTTCATTCCTCGATAGCGTACTCATTGTTTAGATATTTACCGATAACTATCCATGCTAATGGTCAGCAGATGAAGTCTTTCGCCTTCCTAGATGATGGATCGTCCTCTACTTTATTGGATTCTAGCATTGCAATGGCGCTTGGTATTACTGGACCAACCGACAACTTTTCGTTAAGCTGGACAGGTAACATATCGAGAGAAGAGAAAGGGTCTCAACGGGTCACTGTGGTGATTTCTGGCGATAGAAAGCAATTTAAGCTCAACAACGTGCGAACAGTCCAGGAGCTTCGACTACCATGTCAAACAATGCAGTACGAAGAGTTGCAGCAGATACACCCGCATCTAAAGGGTCTGCCGATCCGCAGCTACAAGGAAGCTACGCCAGGGATCATAATTGGACTAGAACACGTTCGACTGCTAACGTCCTTGCGCGTACGAGAGGGTGGAGACAACGAGCCTGTAGCGACGAAGACGAGGCTTGGCTGGTGcatttttggcaagagttcTGCTGATGAGACTGTGTTGGAACAGTTGAATTTCCACCATAGTAACGACTTAGACAATCGTGAGCTGCATGAGCGAATGCGGCATTATTTTGCTATTGAGGAATCAAGTGTGACCATTAAACCGGAAGGCAAGGACGACAAACGTGCGCGTGAAATTATGGAGACCACAACTCGACGTGTGAATGGGTCGTTCGAAACGGGATTATTGTGGAAGTTTGATAGCTTCTCCTTTCCTGACAGTTACCCCATGGCAGTACGACGAATGAAGGCATTAGAGAAGCGGTTTAGCAAAGATCCAGTTCTGGCAGGCAAAGTAAGAGAGACGATCACGCAGTATGAATCAAAAGGATACGCACGTCTGATTACTTCCGAGGAGCTCCAGTCGACGGATCCGAGTAAGGTTTGGTACTTACCACTGGGTGTGGTACAGAACCCGAAAAAACCCAATAAAATAAGGTTGATATGGGATGCCAAAGCAAGAGCCGGGGGAGTGTCATTCAACGACATGCTGATGCCAGGACCGGATTTATTAGTTGCGTTGGTGGCTGTACTTCTTCGCTTCCGGCAAAGGAACATCGCAGTGGTTGGCGACATAAGAGAGATGTTCCACCAGATTCTTATAAGGAACGAAGACAAGCAGTCGCAGAGATTTCTGTATCGGCCGTCCGAGGAATTATCCCCACAGATCTATGTAATGAACGTAGCTACCTTCGGTGCCACCTGCTCGCCCAGCTTGGCACAGTTTGTCAAGAACAAAAATGCGTCAGAGTTCGCTGAGAGATTTCCCAGGGCGGCTAAGGCGATTATAGAAAATCACTATGTGGATGATTTCCTGGATAGCCTAGACTCGGAAGCAGAGGCGATTCAGCTTGTTAACGAGGTGAAATATGTCCACTCACAAGCAGGATTTGAGATCCGAAACTTTTGCTCTAATTCCACTAAGGTTCTAGCTGCAATAGGAGAACAGAAAGCGTCATCGTCGGTATCTTTGAATCTGGAGAAAGCCTTGGGAACTGAGCGAGTGTTAGGCATGATTTGGAGGCCAACAAAGGACGTATTCACCTTTGATCCAAGTACCCTAAACGAGGATATCAAAGCACTGATTGGCGGTGCAGTCACACCGACGAAGCGGCAAGTCCTGAAGACCATTATGTCGCTGTTTGACCCTTTGGGATTGATATCTCATTTTGTTGTGCACGGAAAAATTCTTATGCAGTTGATTTGGAGATCCGGAACAGATTGGGATGAGTCCATCCCAGAAGAACTTCGAGCAGTCTGGAGTCGTTGGTGTCAGCACTTACAGCGTTTGGACATTGTAGCAGTACCGCGCTGTTTTTTCAAAGGGATAAACAGTTCTACTCTCGACAACGTAGAGGCTCATCTGTTCGTGGACGCCAGTGAATTGGCGTGTGCAGCGGTATTATACCTCCGTTTGGTAAATAACAACAAGGTCCGTTGTACTCTGGTGGCGGCAAAAACAAAGGTCGCACCCTTGAAACCTGTTTCCGTACCTCGTCTTGAGTTGCAAGCAGCGATGATCGGTGTAAGAATGCTGGATAAAGTACTGCTAAGCATAGATATTCCCGTAATACGACGTTTCCTGTGGTCCGATTCTTCGACAGTGCTCTCTTGGTTAAGATCTGACAGTCGCCGTTTCCACCAATTCGTGGCTGTTCGAGTGGGAGAGATTCTGTCTACCACTAGCGTCGACGAATGGCATTACGTGCCATCCAAACTTAATGCCGCTGATGCGGCCACCAAGTGGAAGGATGAGCCTATTTTCGCCGACAACAATACTTGGTACAACGCACCGGATTTCTTGTACAAGTCACCAGAGCATTGGCCGTCAAAACTACCGAAAAAGGAGCTGGAGACAGTCTCTGAGCTCCGCGCTGTTTTCTTGTTTCATGGTATGGAGCAAAAACCACTGTTAGACGTTTCTAGATTCTCTAACTGGAACCGACTCGTGAGAACCGTTGGATATACAATAAGAGCTATTCGTCGTTTCAAGGGAGAGAAACATCATGATCCGGCTTTCTTAGCTCAGGAGGAACTGAAGTATGCTGAAGTCCTACTCTGGCGGCAGATACAAAATGAGGCCTACGCTGACGAAGGATCTATTCTGAAGCATAATAGAGCGTTTCCAGAAGATCCATTGTCGATTCCTAGTGCAAGTCCGCTGTACCGTCTCTCGCCCTTCATTGATGAAGACGGAATCATTCGGATGGACAGCAGAATTACAGCAGCACCGATGATACCGGTAGAGGTAAAATACCCGATTCTGCTACCCAAGAAGCACGCTGCAGTCATCCTTCTAGTGGGAGAGTACCATAGGCGGTTCCTTCACGCGAACGGAGAGACGGTGTGCAATGAGATGCGCCAAAAATTCTTCATACCAGGCCTGCGAAGCTTGATCCGCCAAGTATCCAAAAGCTGTCTGCATTGTCGCTTTAAAAAGGCTACCCCACAACCACCTATGATGGCATCGTTACCCGAAGCCAGAGTGACTGGATTTGTGAGGCCATTCACACATACGGGGGTGGACTACTTTGGACCAGTAATGGTCAAACAAGGGCGCAGTCTGGTAAAGAGATGGGTGGCGTTATTTACCTGCCTTGCGATACGCGCCATACATTTGGAGCTTGTGTACAACTTGTCCACCCAGTCATGTATAATGGCGATTCGACGCTTCGTAGCTCGTCGAGGTTTTCCGGAGGCGTTCTACAGCGATAATGGGACGAACTTCGTGGGAGCAAGTAACTTACTGACAAAGCAAATTCACGAAGACTGTGCTGTCACGTTTATCAGCGCCAAAACCAGATGGTGCTTCAACCCACCGTCCGCGCCCCACATGGGTGGATCGTGGGAGCGCATGGTACGCTCCGTGAAGGCAGCCATATCAGTGATCGCCGACCATCCGCATCACCCGAGTGATGAAGTTTTCCAAACGGTAATTCTGGAAGCTGAAGCAACTGTCAACTCCAGACCGCTTACCTACATTCCACTTGAGTGTTCGGAGCAGGCGGCATTAACTCCAAACCACTTCCTGCTTTTCGGCACCAAAGGGGTCGTGCAACCGGAATTGGTTATTAACCCAAATTTGAACACGTTGAGAGACAGTTGGCGCCTCGCGCAGACCTTGGTAAACCATTTTTGGACCCGCTGGGTTCGCGAATATCTTCCGATGATAACCCGGCGCACTAAGTGGTTCAAACCTACGAAACCGCTTGAATCTGGGGATCTGGTAATAGTAGTCGAGGATGGGAAGCGTAACGGATGGCTGAGAGGTCAGGTTGTGGACGTGATGAAAGCAGCTGATGGACAA gaaccgatcgccgaagagccaacGGTATGCTATACCCACCACATAAGCAATTGTTACTGTCCATGGATTCACCACCGTTCGTACCGGCTACCGGATGTTGGACCCGGTCGAACTAAAACATTCgattcaccatttgccacccaccCCGTATCTGGTACGGGCTATCTGTAA